A window from Vulcanimicrobium alpinum encodes these proteins:
- a CDS encoding DUF58 domain-containing protein — protein sequence MLWIAPRGVAALLAAAHLAFVLALREPWPLAGAIALAAFGALAFVDALRLRGQLTIERDPPPRLALGRRDAFAYQVVNRGDAALAIALVEAPAPRLAIDLAEARAIVAPRSRTALRVGVVARERGRTALRSFHVRLRTTLGIVERRRAFAAPANLRVMPDLSALDRSGDLVARTKLLETGLRRLRRRGQGGEFASLREYGPDDSFRAIDWKASARRGKAMVATHDVERAQQIVVAIDAGRLMSPRLGDRCKLDYAVSAALAIAAIARLAADRVGVYAFAARPIARVLPASGAAHAAQLTDVLSDLEPQFEESDYERAFLDLRRSLRRRSLVVLFTDLFDPAASQAVLAAAQLLQPRHLVLVVLMNDAAIAAALRARPRDADDAYRAAVAATLADERAHAIATLRDRGMLVVDVPAAELTVALLDAYVGVKTRGLL from the coding sequence GTGCTTTGGATCGCGCCGCGGGGCGTCGCGGCGCTGCTCGCGGCGGCGCACCTCGCGTTCGTGCTCGCGCTTCGCGAGCCGTGGCCGCTCGCCGGCGCGATCGCGCTCGCCGCGTTCGGCGCCCTCGCGTTCGTCGACGCGCTGCGTCTGCGCGGGCAGCTGACGATCGAGCGCGATCCGCCGCCGCGCCTCGCGCTCGGGCGGCGCGACGCGTTTGCGTATCAGGTGGTCAACCGCGGCGACGCGGCGCTTGCGATCGCGCTGGTGGAGGCGCCGGCGCCGCGCCTGGCGATCGATCTCGCCGAAGCGCGCGCGATCGTCGCGCCGCGCTCGCGCACGGCGCTGCGGGTCGGCGTCGTGGCGCGCGAACGCGGCCGCACGGCGCTGCGTTCGTTCCACGTGCGTCTCCGCACGACGCTCGGCATCGTCGAACGGCGCCGCGCGTTCGCCGCGCCGGCGAACCTGCGCGTGATGCCCGACCTCTCCGCGCTCGACCGCAGCGGCGACCTGGTCGCGCGCACGAAGCTGCTGGAAACCGGTCTGCGCCGGCTGCGGCGCCGCGGCCAGGGCGGCGAGTTCGCGAGCCTGCGCGAGTACGGTCCCGACGACAGCTTTCGCGCGATCGATTGGAAGGCGTCGGCGCGGCGCGGCAAGGCGATGGTCGCGACGCACGACGTCGAGCGCGCGCAGCAGATCGTCGTCGCGATCGACGCCGGCCGGCTCATGTCGCCGCGGCTGGGCGACCGCTGCAAGCTCGACTACGCCGTCTCGGCCGCGCTCGCGATCGCGGCGATCGCGCGGCTCGCGGCCGACCGTGTCGGCGTGTACGCCTTCGCCGCGCGGCCGATCGCGCGCGTCCTCCCCGCGAGCGGCGCGGCGCACGCGGCGCAGCTCACCGATGTGCTCTCCGACCTCGAGCCGCAGTTCGAAGAATCCGATTACGAGCGCGCGTTTCTCGATCTCCGCCGCTCGCTGCGCCGGCGCAGCCTCGTCGTGCTGTTCACCGATCTGTTCGATCCGGCGGCATCGCAAGCCGTGCTCGCCGCGGCGCAGCTCCTGCAGCCGCGTCATCTCGTGCTCGTCGTGCTGATGAACGACGCGGCGATCGCCGCCGCGCTGCGCGCGCGGCCGCGCGACGCCGACGACGCCTACCGCGCGGCGGTGGCGGCGACGCTCGCCGACGAGCGCGCGCACGCGATCGCGACGCTACGCGATCGCGGCATGCTGGTCGTCGACGTCCCCGCCGCCGAGCTCACCGTCGCGCTGCTCGACGCGTACGTCGGCGTCAAGACCCGCGGCCTGCTCTGA
- a CDS encoding stage II sporulation protein M translates to MRERRFVAARRATWDRLAALVAKASGRGVRALSPQELDELALTYRAATSDLAIARTRGEDPAILDHLNLLTARAHAVVYVATARSGWGRIREFVVRGFPAEVHRSWRPIGFCVALTIVSALVAFGSVWSDPANAHALLPGMELPPVTKALHDSNFGFDRAFSPAVASEIITNNVRVAAIAFAGGITAGILTGWIILTNGLMVGVLGALYQKAGFGPDFWATIAPHGVIELTAIQIAGGAGLLLAAGYLRPGRLRRGEALVNAARRAATLVIGVAMLLCVAGTIEGFISPQRLSIPLRGAIGAATAIALFVYLYAGGRRRSEQAAGLDADVRVEQRDGELGGGDVDDQHAAIA, encoded by the coding sequence ATGCGGGAGCGGCGATTCGTTGCGGCACGGCGCGCGACGTGGGATCGGCTAGCGGCGCTGGTCGCAAAGGCGTCAGGGCGCGGCGTGCGCGCGCTCTCGCCGCAGGAGCTCGACGAGCTGGCGCTGACCTATCGCGCCGCGACCAGCGATCTTGCGATCGCGCGCACGCGCGGCGAAGACCCGGCGATCCTCGACCATCTCAACCTGCTCACCGCGCGCGCCCACGCCGTCGTCTACGTCGCCACCGCGCGTTCGGGGTGGGGACGAATCCGCGAGTTCGTCGTGCGCGGTTTCCCCGCCGAAGTGCATCGCTCGTGGCGCCCGATCGGCTTCTGCGTCGCGCTGACGATCGTCTCGGCGCTGGTCGCGTTCGGTTCGGTGTGGAGCGATCCGGCGAACGCGCACGCGCTGCTGCCGGGGATGGAACTGCCGCCGGTGACCAAGGCGCTGCACGACAGCAACTTCGGGTTCGACCGCGCGTTCTCGCCCGCGGTCGCCTCGGAGATCATCACCAACAACGTGCGCGTCGCGGCGATCGCGTTCGCGGGCGGCATCACCGCGGGGATCCTCACCGGCTGGATCATCCTCACCAACGGATTGATGGTCGGCGTGCTCGGCGCGCTGTATCAGAAGGCCGGCTTCGGCCCGGATTTCTGGGCGACGATCGCACCGCACGGCGTGATCGAGCTGACCGCGATCCAGATCGCCGGCGGCGCCGGGCTGCTGCTGGCGGCGGGCTACCTGCGACCGGGCCGCCTGCGGCGCGGTGAAGCGCTCGTCAACGCCGCGCGCCGCGCCGCGACGCTCGTCATCGGCGTCGCGATGCTGCTGTGCGTGGCGGGGACGATCGAAGGGTTCATCTCGCCGCAGCGGCTGTCGATCCCGCTGCGCGGCGCGATCGGCGCGGCGACGGCGATCGCGCTGTTCGTCTACCTGTACGCCGGCGGGCGGCGGCGCTCAGAGCAGGCCGCGGGTCTTGACGCCGACGTACGCGTCGAGCAGCGCGACGGTGAGCTCGGCGGCGGGGACGTCGACGACCAGCATGCCGCGATCGCGTAG
- a CDS encoding RDD family protein, producing the protein MLRTVDVRTGEAVAIRYELAGLGSRFLAVMVDGLAQILILTALALLFGFLSSGIARVLPRSPYLEAWLIAAGVFGLFALFIGWFIIFEIWWSGRTPGKRALGLRVVRDGGFPIDPGAAVIRNLVRLIELGLGFYAISAVSALLSKENKRLGDFAAGTIVVRDRGETAADLDAYLARPVRSDTGLADADRVLVERFLARRASLEPHARMRLATQIADRVRPTLAASYANLDDESLLEFLASR; encoded by the coding sequence ATGCTGCGCACTGTGGACGTCCGCACGGGCGAAGCCGTCGCCATCCGGTACGAACTCGCCGGCCTGGGAAGCCGGTTTCTGGCCGTCATGGTCGACGGGCTCGCGCAGATCCTCATCCTGACCGCGCTCGCGCTGCTGTTCGGGTTTCTCTCCTCCGGAATCGCGCGCGTGCTGCCGCGCTCGCCGTATCTCGAAGCGTGGCTGATCGCCGCCGGCGTCTTCGGCCTCTTCGCGCTGTTCATCGGGTGGTTCATCATCTTCGAGATCTGGTGGTCGGGGCGGACGCCGGGGAAGCGCGCGCTGGGCCTGCGCGTCGTGCGCGACGGCGGCTTCCCGATCGATCCCGGCGCGGCGGTGATCCGCAACCTCGTCAGGCTGATCGAATTGGGCCTAGGGTTCTACGCAATCTCCGCGGTCAGCGCGCTGCTTTCGAAGGAGAACAAACGGCTGGGCGACTTCGCCGCGGGGACGATCGTGGTGCGCGATCGCGGTGAAACGGCCGCCGATCTCGATGCCTATCTCGCGCGTCCCGTGCGCAGCGACACCGGCCTCGCCGACGCCGACCGCGTGCTCGTCGAACGCTTCCTGGCGCGCCGCGCGTCGCTCGAGCCGCACGCGCGCATGCGCCTGGCGACGCAGATCGCGGACCGCGTCCGCCCGACGCTCGCCGCCTCGTACGCGAACCTCGACGACGAGTCGCTGCTCGAGTTTCTCGCGTCGCGCTAG